Proteins encoded by one window of Massilia sp. NR 4-1:
- a CDS encoding beta-ketoacyl synthase N-terminal-like domain-containing protein yields MKSWPMHKALISGIGVVSAIGVGRAAFADALWQGRSNFGVMRRPGRQSAESAFLGAEIAALPALRNGRGQPYRKLSLSTHAALATADEAWADAGLAALDPQRVGLVLGGSNLQQRAALLALDPVRDQPWYTPPHYAASYCDSDIAAWCAEHLGLQGPVWTAGAASASGLLAVVEAARAVLSGELDACIAVGGLSDLSHLECQAFRSLGAMGSANYADQPQRACRPFDTARDGFIYGEACAALVVESVESAQRRGASAYMAINGWSAVSDASRQPHPSQQGEMRAVGQALAHAGWRASEIDYVNPHGSGSPLGDETELAALRASGLGDAWINTTKSLAGHGLTAAGALETVALALQMREQRLHPCANLEQPIGSARWVPAQGSPARIGKALKLSMGFGGINIAMCFQHPSQFN; encoded by the coding sequence ATGAAAAGCTGGCCCATGCATAAGGCCCTGATCAGCGGCATCGGCGTGGTGTCAGCGATCGGCGTGGGGCGCGCCGCCTTTGCCGACGCGCTGTGGCAAGGCCGCAGCAATTTCGGCGTGATGCGGCGTCCCGGCCGCCAGAGCGCCGAATCGGCCTTCCTCGGCGCGGAAATCGCCGCCTTGCCGGCGTTGCGCAATGGGCGCGGCCAGCCTTACCGCAAGCTGTCGCTGTCGACCCATGCGGCGCTGGCCACGGCCGACGAGGCCTGGGCCGACGCCGGTCTGGCCGCGCTTGACCCGCAACGGGTCGGCCTGGTGCTGGGCGGCTCCAACCTGCAGCAGCGCGCCGCCTTGCTGGCGCTCGACCCGGTGCGCGACCAGCCGTGGTATACGCCGCCGCACTACGCCGCCAGCTATTGCGACAGCGATATCGCGGCCTGGTGCGCCGAGCATCTGGGCCTGCAGGGTCCGGTCTGGACGGCGGGCGCGGCCTCGGCCAGCGGCCTGCTGGCCGTGGTGGAGGCCGCGCGCGCGGTGCTCAGCGGTGAACTCGACGCCTGCATCGCGGTCGGCGGCCTGAGCGATCTGTCGCACCTGGAATGCCAGGCCTTCCGCTCGCTGGGCGCGATGGGTTCGGCCAATTATGCCGACCAGCCGCAGCGTGCCTGCCGCCCGTTCGACACGGCGCGCGACGGTTTCATCTATGGCGAAGCGTGCGCCGCGCTGGTGGTGGAATCGGTGGAATCGGCACAGCGGCGCGGCGCCTCCGCCTATATGGCGATCAACGGCTGGAGCGCGGTCAGCGACGCCAGCCGCCAGCCCCATCCCTCGCAGCAGGGCGAAATGCGGGCCGTGGGCCAGGCGCTGGCGCATGCGGGCTGGCGCGCCTCGGAGATCGACTACGTCAACCCGCATGGCAGCGGTTCGCCGCTGGGCGACGAAACCGAGCTGGCAGCCCTGCGCGCCAGCGGCCTGGGCGACGCCTGGATCAACACCACCAAATCCCTGGCCGGCCATGGCCTGACGGCCGCCGGCGCCCTGGAAACCGTGGCGCTGGCCCTGCAGATGCGCGAGCAGCGCCTGCACCCTTGCGCCAACCTGGAACAGCCCATCGGCAGCGCGCGCTGGGTGCCGGCGCAGGGCAGCCCGGCCCGCATCGGCAAGGCGCTCAAGCTGAGCATGGGGTTTGGCGGCATCAATATCGCCATGTGTTTCCAGCATCCTTCGCAGTTCAATTGA
- a CDS encoding polyketide synthase, with translation MTEAVQLTEHGGGVVQITMQDRSEKNTFSHALVGGLIEVYARIAARPDYKAVVLTGYDTYFASGGTQQGLLAIHEGKMTFADVNMYSLALDCPIPVVAAMQGHGIGGGFVMGLYSDIVLLSRESIYTTNFMKYGFTPGMGATAVVPYRLGETLAHEMLMTAANFRGAELERRGVACQVLPRAEVLPRALDIAAGLAQKPREALVLLKRHMTRALRERLPQCISEEIAMHEHTFHQQAVADRIATAFGR, from the coding sequence ATGACAGAGGCAGTCCAATTGACCGAGCATGGCGGCGGCGTGGTGCAGATCACGATGCAGGACCGGAGCGAGAAAAACACCTTCTCGCACGCCCTGGTCGGCGGCTTGATCGAGGTCTACGCGCGCATCGCGGCGCGGCCCGACTACAAGGCCGTGGTGCTGACCGGCTACGACACGTATTTCGCCTCGGGCGGCACGCAGCAGGGCCTGCTCGCCATCCACGAGGGCAAGATGACTTTCGCCGACGTCAATATGTACAGCCTGGCGCTCGACTGCCCGATTCCGGTGGTGGCCGCGATGCAGGGCCACGGCATCGGCGGCGGCTTCGTGATGGGGCTGTACAGCGATATCGTGCTGCTGAGCCGGGAAAGCATCTACACCACCAATTTCATGAAATACGGCTTCACGCCGGGCATGGGGGCGACGGCCGTGGTGCCCTACCGCCTGGGCGAGACGCTGGCGCACGAGATGCTGATGACGGCGGCCAATTTCCGCGGTGCCGAGCTGGAGCGGCGCGGCGTGGCCTGCCAGGTGCTGCCGCGGGCCGAGGTGCTGCCGCGCGCGCTGGACATCGCCGCCGGGCTGGCGCAAAAGCCGCGCGAGGCCCTGGTGCTGCTGAAGCGGCACATGACGCGCGCGCTGCGCGAGCGCCTGCCGCAATGCATCAGCGAGGAAATCGCCATGCATGAACATACCTTCCACCAGCAAGCGGTCGCCGACCGCATCGCCACCGCCTTCGGCCGCTAG
- a CDS encoding hydroxymethylglutaryl-CoA synthase family protein has product MMSVGIESMNVFGGSAALDVAALAEHRKLDTTRFANLLMREKAVALPYEDPVTFGVNAALPLVRALSEAERDRIELLITCTESGIDFGKSLSTYIHHHLGLSRNCRLFEIKQACYSGTAGFQMAVNFILSQASPGAKALVVATDISRFMVVEGGEAISEDWSFAEPSAGAGAVAMLVSDQPHIFQVDVGANGYYGYEVMDTCRPIPDSEAGDSDLSLMSYLDCCENAYREYARRVLDSNFGKTFQYLAFHTPFGGMVKGAHRTMMRKLLQARPSDAEADFAQRMQPGLNYCQRVANIMGATVFLALASTIDHGDFSSPRRIGLFSYGSGCCSEFYSGVVTADGQARLRRMAIERQLDQRYQLSLAEYDALLMGSGMVRFGTRNVTIDPALLGGARAAIAGKGLLTLSAIREFHREYSWS; this is encoded by the coding sequence ATGATGTCTGTGGGTATTGAATCGATGAATGTGTTTGGCGGCAGCGCCGCGCTCGACGTGGCGGCCCTGGCCGAGCACCGCAAGCTCGATACGACGCGCTTTGCCAATCTGCTGATGCGCGAGAAGGCCGTGGCGCTGCCGTATGAAGACCCGGTCACCTTCGGCGTGAACGCCGCCTTGCCGCTGGTGCGCGCGCTGTCGGAGGCCGAGCGCGACCGCATTGAACTGCTGATCACCTGCACCGAATCGGGCATCGATTTCGGCAAGTCGCTCAGCACCTATATCCACCACCACCTGGGGCTGAGCCGCAATTGCCGCCTGTTCGAGATCAAGCAGGCCTGCTATTCGGGCACGGCCGGTTTCCAGATGGCGGTCAACTTCATCCTGTCGCAGGCTTCGCCGGGCGCCAAGGCGCTGGTGGTGGCCACCGATATTTCGCGCTTCATGGTGGTGGAGGGGGGCGAGGCGATCAGCGAGGACTGGTCCTTCGCCGAACCGAGCGCCGGTGCCGGCGCCGTGGCCATGCTGGTGAGCGACCAGCCGCACATCTTCCAGGTCGACGTGGGCGCCAACGGCTACTACGGCTACGAGGTGATGGATACTTGCCGCCCGATTCCGGACAGTGAGGCCGGCGATTCCGACCTGTCGCTGATGTCCTATCTCGACTGCTGCGAAAACGCCTACCGCGAATATGCGCGCCGCGTGCTGGACAGTAACTTCGGCAAGACCTTCCAGTATCTGGCCTTCCATACGCCGTTCGGCGGCATGGTCAAGGGCGCGCACCGCACCATGATGCGCAAGCTGCTGCAGGCCCGCCCGTCGGACGCGGAAGCCGATTTTGCCCAGCGCATGCAGCCCGGCCTGAATTACTGCCAACGGGTGGCCAATATCATGGGCGCCACCGTGTTCCTGGCGCTGGCCAGCACCATCGACCACGGCGACTTTTCCAGCCCGCGGCGCATCGGCCTGTTTTCCTACGGCTCCGGCTGCTGCTCGGAGTTCTACAGCGGCGTGGTGACGGCCGACGGCCAGGCGCGCCTGCGGCGCATGGCGATCGAACGCCAGCTCGACCAGCGCTACCAGCTCTCGCTGGCCGAATACGATGCCCTGCTGATGGGCAGCGGCATGGTGCGCTTCGGCACCCGCAACGTCACCATCGACCCGGCGCTGCTGGGCGGGGCGCGCGCCGCCATCGCCGGCAAAGGCTTGCTGACACTGAGCGCCATCCGCGAATTCCACCGCGAGTACAGCTGGTCATGA
- a CDS encoding acyl carrier protein, translated as MPHNPGQIFELLVQHTREVIPELEAHEFIPADSLKALGANSMDRADIIMMTMSAISLRCALIDLARAGNMGELAALMHEKLAHA; from the coding sequence ATGCCACACAATCCAGGCCAGATTTTCGAACTGCTCGTTCAGCACACGCGGGAAGTCATCCCCGAACTCGAAGCGCATGAGTTCATCCCGGCGGACAGCCTGAAAGCCCTGGGCGCCAACTCGATGGACCGGGCCGACATCATCATGATGACGATGAGCGCCATTTCCCTGCGCTGCGCGCTGATCGACCTGGCGCGCGCCGGCAATATGGGCGAGCTGGCGGCCCTGATGCATGAAAAGCTGGCCCATGCATAA
- a CDS encoding enoyl-CoA hydratase/isomerase, translating into MTRYSSIEVSRQGPVCLIQFAREAAGNTINATLVDECLAALDALDAGCTVVVLRGHASSFCNGADFAAVQAATDAREQAPEALYALWTRLAYGPFVSVALVEGRANAGGIGFVAACNIVLAGPRAEFSLSEMLFGLLPACVTPFLARRVGWQRAQYMTLMTRAFDAPQALQWGLVDALDERCEVLLSKHLSRLRCLPAAAIVRYKHYLAELPAGIEAARPLALATNRAVFADPDNLAAIEQYVSHGRLRWERPNQ; encoded by the coding sequence ATGACGCGCTATTCGAGCATCGAGGTCAGCCGCCAGGGGCCGGTGTGCCTGATCCAGTTCGCGCGCGAGGCGGCCGGCAACACCATCAACGCCACCCTGGTCGACGAATGCCTGGCCGCGCTCGATGCCCTGGATGCCGGCTGCACCGTGGTGGTGCTGCGCGGCCATGCCAGCAGCTTCTGCAACGGCGCCGATTTCGCCGCCGTGCAGGCGGCCACCGACGCCCGCGAACAGGCGCCCGAGGCGCTGTACGCCTTGTGGACCCGGCTGGCCTACGGCCCCTTCGTCTCGGTCGCGCTGGTGGAAGGGCGCGCCAATGCCGGCGGCATCGGTTTCGTGGCCGCCTGCAATATCGTGCTGGCCGGGCCGCGCGCCGAATTCAGCCTGTCGGAAATGCTGTTCGGCCTGCTGCCCGCCTGCGTGACGCCCTTCCTGGCGCGGCGCGTCGGCTGGCAGCGGGCGCAGTACATGACGCTGATGACGCGCGCCTTCGACGCGCCGCAGGCCCTGCAATGGGGCCTGGTCGATGCGCTCGACGAGCGCTGCGAGGTCTTGCTGAGCAAGCATCTGAGCCGCCTGCGCTGCCTGCCGGCGGCCGCCATCGTGCGCTACAAGCACTACCTGGCCGAGTTGCCGGCCGGGATCGAGGCCGCCCGCCCCCTGGCGCTGGCGACCAACCGCGCGGTGTTCGCCGACCCGGACAACCTGGCGGCGATCGAGCAGTACGTAAGCCATGGCCGCCTGCGCTGGGAGCGGCCGAACCAATGA